From Candidatus Dormiibacterota bacterium, a single genomic window includes:
- a CDS encoding alcohol dehydrogenase catalytic domain-containing protein, producing MSATSRVAVLLEPGRLELREEARPTPQAGELVVRVRAALTDGTDLKTYRRGHPQMPTPTRFGHEFSGDVAAAGEGVTAFAPGDAVMCVHTAPCRACFWCAQGEEELCERLMSTMVLGAYADYVTLPQALVAQNCFHKPADLSYREAAFLEPLSCVVHSLETARPQGSVAIVGDGAFGLLHALVLRERGVDAIVIGRRAERLERARSYGFDPVDARAADPVRVVRERTGGRGADAVIECTGTQSAWEEAPSLVRRGGTVSLFGGLAAGSRVSFEAARLHYDEVRVRSPFHFTPRAVRDARYLLVERRIDVGPLITHTYPLHEIASAFARLDSGEGMKACIEP from the coding sequence TTGAGCGCGACGTCGCGGGTGGCCGTGCTGCTCGAGCCAGGTCGCCTCGAGCTGCGCGAGGAGGCGCGGCCGACGCCGCAGGCGGGCGAGCTCGTCGTGCGCGTTCGCGCGGCGCTGACCGACGGAACCGATCTGAAGACCTATCGCCGCGGTCACCCGCAGATGCCGACGCCGACGCGCTTCGGCCACGAGTTCTCGGGCGACGTCGCGGCCGCCGGCGAAGGCGTAACGGCGTTCGCGCCCGGCGATGCGGTGATGTGCGTGCACACCGCACCGTGCCGCGCGTGCTTCTGGTGCGCGCAAGGAGAGGAGGAGCTCTGCGAGCGCCTGATGTCGACGATGGTGCTCGGTGCGTATGCGGATTACGTCACCCTTCCGCAGGCCCTGGTCGCGCAGAACTGCTTTCACAAGCCGGCAGATCTTTCGTACCGTGAAGCGGCGTTTCTCGAACCGCTGTCGTGCGTCGTGCACTCGCTCGAGACGGCGCGGCCCCAGGGAAGCGTCGCGATCGTCGGCGACGGCGCCTTCGGACTGCTGCACGCGCTCGTCTTGCGCGAGCGAGGCGTGGATGCGATTGTCATCGGGCGGCGCGCCGAGCGGCTCGAGCGCGCGCGCTCGTACGGCTTCGATCCGGTCGACGCCCGCGCGGCCGATCCCGTACGAGTCGTGCGCGAGCGAACCGGCGGGCGCGGAGCCGACGCGGTAATCGAATGCACGGGGACGCAGAGCGCGTGGGAGGAGGCGCCATCGCTCGTGCGGCGGGGCGGCACCGTCTCGCTCTTCGGAGGGCTGGCGGCTGGATCGCGCGTCAGCTTCGAGGCTGCGCGCCTGCATTACGACGAAGTTCGCGTGCGCAGCCCGTTCCATTTTACGCCGCGCGCCGTCAGGGATGCGCGGTACCTGCTCGTCGAGCGGCGCATCGACGTCGGGCCGCTGATCACGCATACGTATCCGCTGCACGAGATCGCGAGCGCGTTTGCGCGCCTCGATTCGGGCGAAGGCATGAAAGCGTGCATCGAGCCGTGA